A genome region from Pseudanabaena sp. Chao 1811 includes the following:
- a CDS encoding DUF6575 domain-containing protein, with amino-acid sequence MNLLPKYTYLGKLNIVEVYEAYDEPCLFACKNASGQIFLAVLIDEDEEYKHWLYTPLSQKRFEYVRSGGIDLHDSFKLAEDGFVHRVKVPFIDEQISEIEVLPCENLSKDMLPLAGEFIHLETQTLPILLAEELKQTALSLWREVLRFKVKFPKYTRNEAPIKMWGNMLSSLQEVIDSIGYQIEDNTKKIISQQTELLSTATSGGSYAVDLVAATNVNLLRDSLIGEALDVFFKLIDASNSSNINTEVDSRNNDFIEIVNTLGRRFASKYRIFLNFVADAESDVNFDWGSPHPEKGGSTMLTYRNAINALYLISKMEITAPEILEVSGVLVGGNIESKRFELRSISEEFKYKGEIADSLLTSDIDMTLEDIYKATIEETIEVNKVTGETKAKYKLVNLELLKLEINKDS; translated from the coding sequence ATGAACCTCTTACCTAAATATACTTATCTAGGGAAATTAAATATAGTCGAGGTTTATGAAGCGTATGATGAACCTTGCCTTTTTGCATGTAAAAATGCATCTGGGCAAATTTTTCTTGCTGTTTTAATAGATGAAGATGAGGAGTATAAACACTGGCTTTATACTCCTTTATCACAAAAAAGGTTTGAGTATGTAAGATCTGGAGGGATTGATTTACATGATAGTTTTAAACTTGCAGAAGACGGATTTGTCCATAGAGTAAAAGTTCCTTTTATCGATGAACAAATTAGCGAAATTGAAGTATTACCTTGTGAAAATCTATCTAAAGATATGCTTCCTTTGGCGGGTGAATTTATCCATTTGGAAACTCAGACATTACCTATTTTGCTTGCTGAAGAATTAAAACAAACTGCATTGTCTTTATGGCGCGAAGTCTTAAGATTTAAGGTAAAATTTCCAAAATATACACGCAATGAAGCACCTATAAAGATGTGGGGTAATATGCTATCTTCCCTACAAGAAGTTATTGATTCCATAGGGTATCAAATTGAAGATAATACAAAAAAAATTATTTCTCAACAAACTGAGCTTTTATCAACAGCTACTTCAGGGGGATCTTATGCTGTTGATCTAGTTGCAGCTACTAATGTTAACCTCCTGAGAGATTCACTAATAGGAGAGGCTCTAGATGTATTTTTTAAGTTAATCGATGCTAGTAATAGCAGTAATATAAATACTGAAGTTGATTCTAGGAATAATGATTTTATTGAGATAGTAAATACTTTAGGTAGACGTTTTGCATCAAAATATCGCATCTTCTTAAATTTTGTAGCAGATGCAGAAAGTGATGTTAACTTTGATTGGGGTTCTCCTCATCCTGAAAAAGGAGGATCCACTATGCTCACTTATAGAAATGCCATTAATGCACTCTATTTAATTAGCAAAATGGAGATAACTGCTCCTGAAATTCTTGAGGTCAGTGGTGTTTTAGTTGGAGGAAATATAGAATCGAAGAGATTTGAGCTTAGGAGTATTTCTGAAGAGTTTAAGTATAAAGGTGAGATTGCAGATTCTTTACTTACAAGTGATATAGATATGACACTTGAGGATATTTATAAAGCTACAATCGAAGAGACTATCGAAGTAAATAAAGTAACGGGAGAAACAAAAGCAAAGTATAAATTAGTAAATCTAGAACTTCTTAAGCTTGAAATAAATAAGGATTCTTAA